CCTTACTCCTCTGACAAGCGTTAGAGTAAACTTGACATGATGGACACATTCACCAGCTTACGTTTCCTCCTTATAACTAAACATTGAAGTTTAACCGAGCTTTTATTCAAATAAACAATAACAGTATTTTAGAGAAGCATTATGTAATTTGGAGTAATGCTTCTTTCTTTTTTAGTTGTGTAGTTTAAGATGAAGCTAATAATGAATGTAGGATAAACATAACATTGGTGGCCTGCATTAGAAGAATGGATAACCGACAAAAGGTGAAAAATAAACTGTTTTATATTACACTAGAAATGTGCAAAAGTGATAAAATGATGGAGGAATGACAATGATTCAACAAGATCGTCTAGTTAACGAATTTATTGAACTAGTGAAGGTAGATTCTGAAACAAAATATGAAACAGAAATAGCAAAAGTATTAAAGGAAAAATTTTTATCCTTAGGTGTAAAAGTAGTTGAAGATGATACAACTTCACAAACAGGGCATGGTGCTGGCAATTTAATTTGCACATTAGAAGGTACAAGAAATGGAGTTGACCCAATCTATTTTACGTCACATATGGATACAGTAGTACCAGGAAATGGCATCAAACCTTCGATTAAAGATGGTTACATTGTAACTGATGGCACAACGATTTTAGGTGCAGATGACAAAGCTGGATTAGCTGCAATGCTAGAAGCAATTCGTGTGTTAAAAGAAAATAATATAGCACATGGAACGATTCAATTTATTATTACTGTTGGTGAAGAGTCTGGTCTAGTCGGCGCAAAAGTATTAGACCCATCACAAATCATTGCAAAGTATGGTTATGCTATTGATAGCGATGGTAAAGTAGGTAATATTGTGGTAGCTGCACCTACGCAAGCGAAAATAATAGCAACCATCCATGGAAAAACAGCTCATGCTGGGGTTGCTCCGGAAAAAGGAGTTTCTGCAATAACAATTGCGTCAAAAGCAATTGCACAAATGCCGTTAGGCCGTATTGATGAAGAAACAACTGCAAATATTGGACGCTTTGAGGGTGGCTCCCAAACAAATATTGTTTGTGATCGTGTTGATATTTTAGCTGAGGCACGCTCATTAGTTCAAGAAAAAATGGAAGCACAAGTTGCAAAAATGAAGGATGCTTTTGAATCTGTTGCAGAACAAATGGGTGGAAAAGCTGATGTAGAAGTCAACATTATGTATCCAGGATTTAAGTTTGGTGATGGCGATCATGTTGTTGAGATCGCAAAAAAAGCTGCAAAAAAAATCAATCGTCCATGCGAACTACAAAGAAGTGGTGGGGGCAGTGACGCTAATGTAATTGCTGGGTTTGGAATTCCAACAGTTAACTTAGCAGTTGGTTATGAAGAAATACATACAACAAATGAAAAAATACCAATTGAAGAATTAGTAAAATGTGCTGAAATGGTCGTTGCAATTATTGAAGAAGTAGCGAATTAAGGTAAGGATCAGGCTCCATTTCCTTATCGTGGGAAGTGGGGCCGATTTTTTAGTTAAGTAATTTCGTAAAATTTGTTGCCATTGTTACCTTGTAACCAACATTAATATAGAAAAAAAGATGCTACGGCGCTATATGGATATATGTAATTTATAAAACAACAACGAATACGAAAAGAGCCTTTGATTTGCTAGAAATTGTTTGCATTTCAAAAGAATGTACTTAGCAAATAGTTTTTGTAGTCGTTGCCGTTTGAAGGGGGAATTTAGATGGAAAGCAATAAAGTGGTCGTTTTTAATATAAATAAGGAAGAATACGGATTTCCAATTAACCAAGTCGTTTCGATAGAAAAAATGGCGTCTGTTACGATCATCCCTCAAATGCCTCCATATGTGATAGGTGTCTTAAAAATTCGCGATGAGCTTGTACCGATTATTGATACGAGAACTATTTTATTTAACAACTCTTTTGAAACTATGGATAACATTAAATTAATAGTTACAAAAGCTAAAGATATTACTGTCGGGTTTGTAGTTGATGAAGCAAAGGAAATTATTGATATTTCAAGTGATTATATAAAAGAAGTTCAACTTGTACAGTTTAAAAAGACGTCTTATTTCACAGGTGTAGCAA
This portion of the Cytobacillus sp. IB215665 genome encodes:
- a CDS encoding tripeptidase T, whose amino-acid sequence is MIQQDRLVNEFIELVKVDSETKYETEIAKVLKEKFLSLGVKVVEDDTTSQTGHGAGNLICTLEGTRNGVDPIYFTSHMDTVVPGNGIKPSIKDGYIVTDGTTILGADDKAGLAAMLEAIRVLKENNIAHGTIQFIITVGEESGLVGAKVLDPSQIIAKYGYAIDSDGKVGNIVVAAPTQAKIIATIHGKTAHAGVAPEKGVSAITIASKAIAQMPLGRIDEETTANIGRFEGGSQTNIVCDRVDILAEARSLVQEKMEAQVAKMKDAFESVAEQMGGKADVEVNIMYPGFKFGDGDHVVEIAKKAAKKINRPCELQRSGGGSDANVIAGFGIPTVNLAVGYEEIHTTNEKIPIEELVKCAEMVVAIIEEVAN
- a CDS encoding chemotaxis protein CheW; the encoded protein is MESNKVVVFNINKEEYGFPINQVVSIEKMASVTIIPQMPPYVIGVLKIRDELVPIIDTRTILFNNSFETMDNIKLIVTKAKDITVGFVVDEAKEIIDISSDYIKEVQLVQFKKTSYFTGVANLQNRLVTLIDPAMLFDSLEGKEDIKGHMLSHQ